The following coding sequences lie in one Spirosoma sp. KUDC1026 genomic window:
- a CDS encoding AAA family ATPase, with protein MKIQRLVIENFKSIERIELIEPNPFTVFVGPNGSGKSNIFEALEFLVLRKDISESILFGMFGGKDSIIRRQSRESDFRTECALDIVTLYNTGALPKTNDAHNNAGYKQFVNFCHLFVKNKEVEKYPIKDKSRLSLSAGNLEVVLKRILTNETLKEEVFEWLELFVPGFEVVEVDDRDELHWFEKSSPGYFTKDLISDGTYNILALLTAIYQSDKPQFLCTEEPENGLNPKVIAEFVNLCRYACEEFGHFIWLNTHSQSLVSQLTTDEIILVDKRDGATQIKQVKGMDLHDLPMDEAWLSNALGGGIPW; from the coding sequence ATGAAGATCCAACGCTTGGTCATCGAAAATTTCAAGTCCATTGAACGGATCGAGCTCATTGAGCCGAATCCGTTCACGGTCTTTGTCGGCCCCAACGGTTCCGGCAAGTCGAATATTTTCGAGGCTTTGGAGTTTTTAGTATTACGCAAAGATATTTCTGAGTCTATATTATTCGGAATGTTTGGAGGCAAGGACTCCATCATCAGAAGACAAAGTAGGGAATCTGATTTCAGGACTGAATGTGCTCTCGATATAGTGACGCTGTATAATACAGGCGCGTTACCTAAAACGAATGACGCTCATAATAACGCAGGTTACAAGCAATTTGTCAACTTCTGCCATTTGTTCGTAAAAAATAAAGAGGTAGAAAAATATCCAATAAAAGACAAAAGTCGTCTGTCATTATCGGCAGGCAACTTAGAAGTTGTGCTAAAACGTATCCTCACGAACGAGACACTAAAAGAAGAAGTCTTCGAATGGCTTGAGCTCTTCGTTCCAGGTTTTGAAGTAGTTGAAGTAGATGATCGGGATGAACTACACTGGTTTGAAAAATCTTCACCGGGGTACTTTACTAAAGACTTAATCTCTGACGGAACGTATAACATTTTAGCCTTATTAACAGCTATCTACCAGAGTGATAAGCCACAGTTTTTGTGTACAGAAGAACCGGAAAATGGTCTCAATCCTAAAGTCATTGCTGAGTTTGTGAATCTCTGTCGCTACGCCTGCGAGGAATTCGGTCATTTTATCTGGCTGAATACGCACTCGCAATCGCTGGTTTCCCAGTTGACTACAGATGAAATAATTTTGGTTGATAAACGGGATGGAGCTACGCAGATCAAACAAGTAAAAGGAATGGATTTGCATGATTTGCCAATGGATGAAGCCTGGCTTTCCAATGCTCTTGGAGGGGGCATACCGTGGTGA